Genomic window (Pseudomonas sp. L5B5):
ATAAGCTCTGGAAAAACTCGTTCCAGCGTGAATTTCGAGGTGATAAAAATGGCATCCAAGCCATTGATCGGCGTAACTGCGTGCGTCAAAGAGATCGGCCTGCACCCCTACCATGTCAGCGGCGACAAGTACCTGCGTGCTGTCAGTGTCGCGGCCCAGGGCCTGCCCCTGATCATTCCCTCCCTGGCGGACCTGCTCGATATCGACGATCTGCTGCACAACATGGACGGGCTGCTGTTTACCGGTTCGCCGTCCAATGTCGAACCCTTCCACTATCAGGGCACACCCAGCGAACCGGGTACCGCCCATGATCCGCAACGCGATGCCACTACCCTGCCCCTGCTGCGCGCGGCGATTGCCGCTGGCGTACCGGTGCTCGGCATCTGCCGCGGCTTCCAGGAAATGAACGTGGCCTTCGGCGGCAGCCTGCACCAGAAGGTCCATGAACTGCCGGGCTTTCTCGATCACCGCGAGGCCGACGACCCGCGCATCGAAGTGCAGTACGCCCCCGCGCACCCGGTAGCGATCCAGCCTGGCGGCCTGTTCGAGGCCATGGGCCTGGGCGGCGAGATCCAGGTCAACTCGATCCACAGCCAGGGCATCGACCGCCTGGCCAAGGGACTGCGGGTCGAGGCCGTGGCGCCGGACGGCCTGGTCGAGGCGGTGTCGGTGGAACACAGCAAGGCCTTCGCCTTCGGCGTGCAGTGGCACCCGGAATGGCAGGTGCTGTCGAACCCGGCCTACCTGCGGATCTTCCAGGCCTTTGGCGACGCCTGCCGGCAACGCGCGACACAACGCCGCTGAATCCCGACCCCGGGCCGCAGGCGCGGCCCTGGTCACCTCCACCTGCATCACACGCCCTGCCCCACGGCGCGTGCACCTGTGCGCGAGCAACCTGCGGCGTGAGCAACAAACGGCAAGACCACAACAACAAATAGCGTCAGGCCGCCAGGGAGGCGGCGCCGAATCAGCCCGTCCCCTCGGGCTGGCAATCAACCTTTAGGCCGGGCCGCATTGGCCAGGCTGCTGACACCTGTTGGGAGTTTCACATGGCAAACGCCTCCAGCACTTACCGGAAGGCCCTCGAAGGCACCCCGAGCCCGCAGAAGGTCCTGGTCAAGATCGACCGCGTGACCAAGAAGTTCGATGAAACCGTAGCCGTGGACGATGTGTCCCTGGAGATCCACCAGGGCGAGATCTTTGCCCTGCTGGGCGGCTCCGGCTCCGGTAAATCCACCCTGCTGCGCATGCTCGCCGGTTTCGAGCGGCCCACCGAGGGACGCATCCTGCTGGATGGCGCGGACATCACCGACATGCCGCCCTACGAGCGGCCGATCAACATGATGTTCCAGTCCTATGCCCTGTTCCCGCACATGACCGTGGCCCAGAACATCGCCTTCGGCCTCAAGCAGGACCGCCTGGCGGCCAGCGAGATCGACGCCCGGGTCGAGGAAATGCTCAAGCTGGTGCACATGACCCAGTACGCCAGGCGCAAGCCGCACCAGCTCTCCGGCGGCCAGCGCCAGCGCGTGGCCCTGGCCCGCTCCCTGGCCAAGCGGCCCAAGCTGCTGTTGCTGGACGAACCGATGGGCGCCCTGGACAAGAAGCTGCGCTCACAGATGCAGCTTGAACTGGTGGAGATCATCGAGCGCGTAGGCGTGACCTGCGTGATGGTGACCCACGACCAGGAAGAGGCCATGACCATGGCCCAGCGCATCGCCATCATGCACTTGGGCTGGATCGCCCAGACCGGCAGCCCGATCGATATCTACGAGGCGCCGGTGAGCCGCCTGGTGTGTGAATTCATCGGCAACGTCAACGCCTTCGACGGCACTGTCACCGAAGACCTGGAAGGCTACGCCATCATCGACTGCCCGGACCTTGAGCAGCAGATCTACGTCGGCCACGGGGTCAGCACCTCGGTGCAGGACAAGTCGGTGACCTACGCCATCCGCCCGGAAAAACTCCTGGTGACCACCCTCCAGCCGGAGTCGCGCTACAACTGGTCCAGGGGCAAGGTCCACGACATCGCCTACCTGGGCGGCCACTCGGTGTTCTACGTCGAGCTGCCAGGCGGCAAGATCGTCCAGTCGTTCATGGCCAACGCCGAACGCCGTGGCGCCCGGCCGACCTGGGATGACGAAGTCTACGTCTGGTGGGAAGACGACAGCGGCGTGGTACTGCGCGCATGAGGACCTCGACCATGACCCCCAATCGCAAACGCCTCCGCCTGCTGCCCAGCGGTCGCAAGCTGGTGATCGGCATTCCCTTCCTCTGGCTGTTCCTGTTCTTCATGCTGCCGTTCTTCATGGTGATGAAGATCAGCTTCTCGGAAGCCGCCCTGGCGATCCCGCCCTACACCGAGATCTACGCTTACGCCGAGCAGAAATTCCAACTGCTGCTGAACCTGGGCAACTACGCCATGCTCGCCGGCGACGAGCTGTACCTCTCGGCGTACCTGGGTTCGCTGAAGGTGGCGCTGATCAGCACCCTGCTGTGCCTGGCGGTGGGGTTTCCCATGGCCTATGCCATTTCCCGGGCCCGCAAGGAAACCCAGAACGTGCTGGTGCTGCTGATCATGATGCCGACCTGGACCGCGATCCTGATCCGCGTCTATGCCTGGATGGGCATCCTCAGCAACAACGGCCTGCTCAACAGCTTCCTGATGTGGATCGGGTTGATCAGCCAGCCGCTGGAAATCCTCAACACCAACCTCGCGGTGTACATCGGCGTGGTCTACGCCTACCTGCCGTTCATGGTGCTGCCGCTGTACGCCAACCTGGTCAAGCATGACCAGAGCTTGTTGGAGGCCGCGTCGGACCTGGGCTCGAGCAACTTCAACAACTTCTGGAAAATCACCGTGCCCCTGGCCAAGAACGGCATCATCGCAGGCGCGATGCTGGTGTTCATCCCGGTGGTGGGCGAGTTCGTGATCCCGGAACTGCTGGGCGGTCCGGAAACCCTGATGATCGGCCGCGTGCTATGGCAGGAATTCTTCAACAACCGCGACTGGCCGGTAGCCTCGGCCCTGGCGGTGGTGATGCTGGCGATCCTGATCGTGCCGATCCTGCTGTTCAACCGCAGCCAGGCCAAAGAAATGGAGGCACGGGCATGAAGCGCTTCGAATTTTCCAAACTGATGCTGGTGCTGGGCCTGCTGTTCATCTACCTGCCGATGCTGATCCTGGTGATCTACTCGTTCAACGCCTCGCGGCTGGTGACGGTCTGGGGCGGCTGGTCGATCAGCTGGTATGTCGGGCTGCTGGACAACAGCCAACTGATGGGCTCGGTGCTGCGCTCCCTGGAGATCGCCTGCTACACCGCCATCGCCGCGGTGGCCCTGGGCACCCTGGCGGCCTTCGTGCTGACCCGGGTCACGCGCTTCAAGGGCCGTACCTTGTTCGGCGGCCTGGTCACCGCGCCGCTGGTGATGCCCGAAGTGATCACCGGCCTGTCCTTGCTGCTGCTGTTCGTGGCCATGGCGCAGTTGATCGGCTGGCCCATGGAACGCGGAATCGTCACCATCTGGATTGCCCACACGACATTCTGCGCCGCGTATGTTGCCGTGGTAGTCTCCGCGCGCCTGCGTGAGCTGGACCTGTCCATCGAAGAGGCGGCCATGGACCTCGGAGCGCGGCCATTCAAGGTGTTCTTCCTGATTACCATCCCGATGATCGCCCCGTCCCTGGCGGCGGGCGGCATGATGTCGTTCGCCCTGTCGCTGGACGACCTGGTGCTGGCCAGCTTCGTCTCCGGCCCGGGTTCGACCACCTTGCCGATGGAGGTGTTCTCGGCGGTGCGCCTGGGGGTCAAGCCGGAGATCAACGCGGTGGCCAGCCTGATCCTGCTGGCGGTGTCGCTGGTGACGTTCCTGGTCTGGTACTTCAGCCGGCGCGCCGAGGCCGCACGCAAGCGGGCGATCCAGGAGGCCATGGAATTCACGGCCAATGAATCCTGGCAGCCACCGGCCGCCAGGCCACAGACGACCCGGAAGCCGGCGACGGTTTGAGCCGTTGCGTGACAAGGCCGCTGCGGCGGCCGTTTTGACAATAAGAATGGAGTTGTCGTGATGAAAATGCCTGGCCGGATACTGTCCGCCAAAACGCTGCTGGCACTGTCCTTGACGGGGACCCTGGTGGCCGGCGCTCAAGCCAGCGACAAGGTGCTGCGCGTCTACAACTGGTCGGACTACATCGCCCCGGACACCCTGAAGAAGTTCGAGGCCGAGACCGGCATCCACGTGACCTACGACGTCTTCGACAGCAACGAGACCCTGGAAGCACGCCTACTGACCGGCAAGTCGGGTTACGACATCGTGGTGCCGTCCAACAGCTTCCTGGCCAAGCAGATCAAGGCCGGGGTCTATCAGGAACTGGACAAGTCCAAGCTGCCCAACTGGCAGAACCTCAACCCGGTGCTGCTCAAGAACGCCTCCGCCAGCGACCCCGGCAACGCCCATGCCTTCCCCTACATGTGGGGCTCGATCGGCATCGGCTACAACCCGGACAAGGTCAAGGCAGCCCTGGGCAGCGACGCGCCCATCAACTCCTGGGACCTGCTGTTCAAGCCGGAGAATGCCGAGAAGCTCAAGGCCTGTGGCATCAGCTTCCTCGACTCGCCGACCGAGATGCTCCCGGCCGCCCTGCACTACCTGGGGTATCCGGCGGCCAGCAAGGACAAGGCGCAGATCCTCGAGGCCGAGGCGCTGTTCATGAAGATTCGCCCATGGGTGACCTACTTCCACTCCTCCAAGTACATCTCGGACCTGGCCAACGGCAACATCTGCGTGGCCGTGGGTTACTCCGGCGACGTGCTGCAGGCTCGCGCGCGCGCCGAAGAAGCGGGCAACCAGGAGAAGGTCGCGTTCAGCATTCCCAAGGAAGGCGCCGGCAGCTTCTACGACATGATGGCCATCCCCAAGGATGCCACCAACGTCGACAACGCCTACCTGTTCATGAACTTCCTGATGCGTGCGGACATCATCGCCGAGGTCACCAACAGCCTGGGCTACAGCAATGCCAACTCGGCGGCCACGCCGCTGGTGGACGAGGCAATCCGCAACGACCCGGCGTCCTATCCGCCCCAGGCAGTGCTGGCCACCCTGTACGCGATACCCGACCAGCCGATCCCGATCCAGCGCGTGATGAACCGTGGCTGGACCCGGATCAAGCTGGGCAAGTGATGTTCCGGTGCCCGTGTCCGGCACCGGCGCCACTCCCGTCTTCCGTTCCTGTCGCGCCTTACCACCGCGACAATCCTGCGAACGGCTTCACCCGGCTCCCTCGGTTGGGGTGAATCCTTGGCGCCTGCGGGCGCCTTTTTTCATGGCGCCTGCCACCCCCTGCCGCAGAGTTTGTTGGGCTATGGATTCGCTGGTGGGTGCAGTGGAGCCTCGCTTCGTATAGCCGCTGCCGCAGGCTGCGCACGGGCGCGCAGCGTCCGCCTGAAGGCCCTGCGGGCCTTGTCGCAGCCTCGCAAGCTCGGCAGCGGCTACAGCACAATGGTATTTTTCGTCATGCCCCATGGGGGCCGCCATTTACTACAGGGAACCGTATCGATGCAGACCGCCGTCCAGCCTTGTCCACTGCCCAGCCAGTCCAGCATTGCCAACCTGGCCGCCGGGGCGAGCTTCATCGATTGCCGCCTGGTCCTGGCCGAGGACCCCGAGCGCAGCGCCATGCGCCACCTGCTGTGCCTGATGAGCCAGACCCCGGCCTGGATCGACCGCATGATGGGCCTGCGCAATCGCGTGGTGCAGCTGTTCGGGCTCAAGGACCTGGGCCGCCTGACCCGCATCGACCTGTCCCGTCCCGACGAGGCGTACCAGCCCGGCGACCGGATCGGCATCTTCACCCTGATCTCGCAGAATCCCGACGAGGTGCTGGTGGTGGACCGCGACAAGCACCTGGACGTGCACCTGTCGCTCAATCGCCTGGCGCTGGACGCCCAGGGCCGGCGCCCGGTAGTGCTGTCCACCGTGGTCCACCCGCACAACCGCCTGGGGCGCCTGTACATGCTGCCGGTGGCCCCCTTCCACCGGATCATCGCGCCCATGACCCTGGCCACCATCAATCAACACTGAGCCTACCAGCCCAAGGATCTTGCCGTGCACACAGCCGATTTCGATGTTGTCGTCGTAGGCCTGGGCGCCATGGGCGCCGCTACCCTCTACCAACTGGCCAAGCGTGGGGTGAAGGTGGCGGGCATCGACCGCTTCGCCCCGCCCCACGACCAGGGCTCCAGCCACGGCGATACCCGTATCACCCGCCAGGCGGTGGGCGAAGGCGCCGCCTATGTGCCTTTGGCGATCCGCTCGCAGCAGATCTGGCGGGAGCTGGAGGCCGAGCTCGACGTACAGCTGTTCGAGCAGTGCGGGGTGCTGGTGATGACCGCCAGCACCGACCCGCAGCGCCCGGCGGATGCCCGGGATTTCACCGATAACAGCATCGAGCTGGCCCGGCGCTACGGCATCGAGCACGAGGTGCTGGAGGCTGCCGAGATCCGTCGGCGCTTCCCGCAGTTCACACCGCTGGACGACAGCGCCCGGGGCTACTTCGAGCCCGGCGGTGGCTTTGTCCGCCCGGAGCGCTGCATCGACGCGCAACTGACCCGGGCTCGACAATTGGGGGCGACCCTGATCACCGGCCAGACGGTGCTGGAGCTCGAACCCCAGGACGACGGAGTGCACATCGTCAGCGACGGCTCGCGACTGCTTGCCCGGCAGGTCATCGTCAGCGCCGGCATGTGGTCGGCGCAACTGCTGGGTGCGCCCTTCGATTCGCTGCTGCAAGTGTGCCGCCAGCAGTTGTACTGGTTCCGCCTGGATCAGCCCGACCTCTACCCGGTCCGCTCCCCGAGCTTCATCCTCCACAGCGCCGACGAAGTGGACGCCTGCTACGGCTTCCCGCCGATTCCCGGCGAGGGCAGCGTGAAGATCGCCACCGAGCAGTACAGCACCAGCAGCCAGCCCGACAGCCTCGACCGCCAGCCCAGCAGCGCCGACGCCCAGCGCCTGTTCCGCGACCTGGTAGCGCCGCATATCGCCGGCCTGGCGCCGGAGCTGGTGAAGGCCAGCGTCTGCGCCTACACCGTGACCCCGGACTCGGGCTTCATCATCGACCGCCACCCGCACCTGGCCAATGTCACCGTGGTCAGCGCCTGCTCCGGCCATGGTTTCAAGCATTCGGCAGCGATTGGCGAAGCCCTGGCCCAACAGCACGTGGATGGCAGCAGCACATTGGATCTGGACAGTTTCTCCCTGCAGCGCTTCACCTGATGCCGGGGGCCCCTTTTACCGGGCCCGGGCCAAAAAAATCGCCAGGGTGACGTTTTTCGCCGTTTATCTGCCGTTTTCAGCCTTGCCGGCCAGCCCAGTCTCTACGATTCTGTAGAAACCCACCCAGGGCGGCCGGCGCCGCCCACGCAGAACAACCGGAGCGCCCCAATGAAGAGCGTCGCAGAACTGCTGAAACTCAAGGCCAAGCACAACCAGCAGGTGCACACCATCGCCCCGCACCAGATGGTGCTGGAAGCGCTGATGGTGATGGCCGAGAAAAACGTCGGTGCTCTGCCGGTCGTGGAGAACGGCGTGGTCGTCGGGGTCATCAGCGAGCGCGACTATGCGCGCAAGCTGGTGTTGCACGGGCGCTCTTCAGTGGGCACCCCGGTGAGCGCCATCATGAGCTCGCCGGTGATCACCGTGGACTCGCACCAGAACGTCGAGACCTGCATGAGCATCATGACCGACAGCCACCTGCGCCACCTGCCGGTGGTCGAGAACGGCCAGTTGCTGGGACTGCTGTCCATCGGTGACCTGGTCAAGGAAGCGATTGCCGAGCAGGCCGACCTGATTCGCCAGCTGGAGCAGTACATCCGCGGCGAATGATCCCCCCGGGAGCCGGACCACCGGCTCCCGGGTGCGAATTGCTGCCTGGCGGGCGGGCCTCCCGGTCTCGCGGGTCGCTAGCGCGCTTCACTGAACACACTTTTTAACACTCTGAAATAGTAAATCTCGCCCCTCTCACCATTCCCTGCATGTGTCCCAAGTGCCCGGACCAGGGCTGCAAAGCCCCACGGCCAGGCAACGGAGCGCCTCGTGGCCAGCCCCGGGCCACCCTCGCGTTGCCAATTTATGAAATGACATGCCGTCGGGTCTTGTTACCATTGCGCACATTTGCGTGAAGATTTGATGACAGGCAGGTTATTTGTGAAGTTGATCCGTCGTTGCCTCCAACACCCCCTTGCCCCTCTCTGCACCCTGTTCGGCCTGCTGTTGCTGGTGCCGATGGGCGCTCGCCTGGCCCTGGGCTGGTCCAATCCGCTGGGCTACCTCTCGGACCTGGCCAGCGCCAGCCTGCTGACCGTGCTGCTGTACCGCCGCCCCTGGTGGCTGGCCTTGCCGGTGCTGCTGGTATGGGGCCTGCTGACCCAGGTCAGTGCCGAACTGGTGAGCGCCGTGGGTCGCATGCCCAACCTCGCTGACCTGCATTACCTGGTGGACCCGCAATTCGTCGGCAACTCCACCGGCGGCGGCCTGACCCACCCCGAACTGGGCGTGGTCCTGCTGCTGGGGCTGGTGCTGTGGCTGGTGGTGCAGCGCAGCAGCCGGGGCCTGTCGCTGCCGGCCCTGCCACGCCATGCCTGGAGCTTGCCGGTGGTGCTGTTGCTGGCCCATGGCGGCGCCCAGTACCTCAAGCCCAGCGAAGCCGATCAGTGGCAGCTGTTCAACCTGCCCCACCAGGCACTGGCCACCGCCATGGGCCAGGCGCAGATCCGCATGGAAGACTGGCTCGACGGCGATACCGTCGACGTGCCGCCGCAGATGGCCGGCCTCACCCGCCTGGACCTCGAGGGCCAACCGTTGCTGCCCAGCGCCGGTCGCGCCCGCAACGTGCTGGTGATTGCCCTGGAGGGCATTCCCGGCGCCTATATCAAGACCAACCGCGAAGCCCTGAACAGCCACTACCAGGAAGACCTGATGCCCAAGCTCAGCGCCTGGGCCGAACGCGGCATGAACACCCCCGACTACGTGCTGCACAGCCACCAGACCATTCGCGGCCTGTACGCCATGCTCTGTGGCGACTACGACAAGCTGGACAACGGCACCCCCAAGGGCGTCGAGATGCTGACCCAGAACCAGCGCAACAAGGCCTGCCTGCCAGCGCAGATGCACAAGTTCGGCTTCGCCACGCATTACCTGCAAGGCGCCGGCCTGCGCTTCATGGCCAAAGACAAGATCATGCCGCACATCGGCTTCGATTCGACCCATGGCCTGGAATGGTTCAAGAACGACAACTACTTGGAATTCCCCTGGGGCAAGGATGACAAGGCGTTCTTCGAGGGCGCCCTGGGCTACGTCGACCAGCTGAAAAAGAGCAAGAAGCCCTGGATGCTCACCCTGCTCACCGTCGGCACCCACCAGCCCTACTCGGCCCCCGAGGACTACCTGGAGCGCTACGACACGCCCAAGCAAGCGGCGGTCGGCTACCTGGACGACGCCATCGGCCAGTTCCTCGACGGCCTGGAGCGCAAGGGCGTGCTCAAGGACACCCTGGTGATCATCACTTCCGACGAATCCCATGGCATCGACGGTGTGCGCCTGGCCTCGTCCTGGGGCTTCAACCTGATGCTGGCCCCGGACCAGGCGCTGCTGCCCCACCTCAAGTCCGGCACCTACGGCCATGTCGATCTCAGCGCCTCGATACTGGACTACTTCGGCCTGCCGGTGCCCGCCAGCCTCAGCGGCCGCTCGCTGTTGCGCGACTATGCCCAGGGCCGGGAAATCATGTCCTACACCAACGGCAAGCTGCGCTACCACGATGGCCAGGGCACCTTCACCGAGTGCGATTTCCAGCAGCGCTGCCGCAACTACGCCAGCCAGGGCTTCATTGCCGACAGCGCCAGCTTCCAGGGCCAGTACGGCGGCCAGCGGGCGCGGCTGGTCAGCGCCCGGGCAGCGAACCTGGACCGCAGCCTGCTGCAATCACCGCTGAACCAGCACTACCAGTTCGGCAGCCCGGCGATCATCCCGCTGCAAGCGCAGATCAAGGATGACTGGGCCGACAACCTGATCGGCGCCCAGTACCTGGAGATGCCCAAGGGCTCGCAGACCCGGGTGCGCTTCACCGTGCGCTCCGCCGATCCGCAGCAGAACGCCTACATCCTGCTCAAGGGCAAGGAACTGGAGCAGGACGTGCCCCTGGGCCTGCCGGCAGAAATGCTGGTGACCCCGGACCAACCCCTGCAGATGGATTTCAGCTTCGACAACCCGCAGACCCGCAAGGCGTTCTCCTTCCACCTGCTGGGCTACGGCCTGGGTGCGGTGGAAGTCAGCGACTTCAGCGTGATCACCGAGCTGCCGGGCCAGGACGACAACCCGGTGGAAATGCCCCTGGACGACGACAGCGAACATTCCAGCTGACAGCCCCTGCCCAACCTGAAGTACCGCTTCAGGTTGGGCACAGCGTCCCCTTCTGCTCAATCCACTCTGGCCGGCATACCGCAACCCCTGGCTGCGCGCCGGCGAACCCAGCCCAACCGCAGGCTGAACCCCGCGCCCAACAGCAGCACAGCGATCAACGACAGCCAGGCACTGGCGAAGCCACCCTGTGCCTGCTCAAGCAGGCCGAACAGCAGCGGCCCCAGGGCGAACCCCAGGAAAAAACCCGCCGACAGCAGACCCGAAGCCGGTGCAGGGCTGCCGAACGCCGGGTCTCGCAGCAGCATGCTCATGGCGATGGCATTGCACGCCACCGCCGTCAGGCCCATGCCCAGCGCGCCGAACCACAGGGGCCAGTGGGCCTCGGGCGTGGCCTGGGCGGTCACCCCCAGGGCCAGGCTGGCCAGCACCAGCAAACCGCACAGCAGCCAGGCTTCCTCCCGCAGCCGCGCTCCCAGGGGGGTCAACAGGGTACGGGCAACCATGCCCATGGCACCGAAGCCTGCGACCATGGCCCCGGTCTGCACGCTGGAAACGCCCTGGCGAACGGCGAAAACCCCGAGGAAGGTCACGAAGGCCGAAAGCACCAGGCCCACGCACAGTTGCACGCTCAATAGCAGCGCCAGGCGCGAGTTCGGCCGGGCGATCCGCAGGCTCAAGGCCTTGCACGGGGTCGCTGTGGGTGCCACTCGCGGCCCCCACAGCGCCAAGGCCAGGGCCGGCACCAGCAGGGTGGCCAGCGCACCGCGCCAACCTAGGGCGGCAGCCAGGGGCGGCAGCAACAGGCCGCTGAACAACGCGGACAACTGCACCCCTGACTGCTTGAGACCGACCACCGCCGGTTTGCTGGCCGGCTCGACACACTCCAGCACCAGCAGGTTGGTGACCGGGTTGGCCAGCGCCTGGGCCACCCCGCACACCGCCAGGGCCAGTATCACCCCGGCAACACCCGGCAGGCACAGCAGCAGGCCGTAGC
Coding sequences:
- the solA gene encoding N-methyl-L-tryptophan oxidase, with the protein product MHTADFDVVVVGLGAMGAATLYQLAKRGVKVAGIDRFAPPHDQGSSHGDTRITRQAVGEGAAYVPLAIRSQQIWRELEAELDVQLFEQCGVLVMTASTDPQRPADARDFTDNSIELARRYGIEHEVLEAAEIRRRFPQFTPLDDSARGYFEPGGGFVRPERCIDAQLTRARQLGATLITGQTVLELEPQDDGVHIVSDGSRLLARQVIVSAGMWSAQLLGAPFDSLLQVCRQQLYWFRLDQPDLYPVRSPSFILHSADEVDACYGFPPIPGEGSVKIATEQYSTSSQPDSLDRQPSSADAQRLFRDLVAPHIAGLAPELVKASVCAYTVTPDSGFIIDRHPHLANVTVVSACSGHGFKHSAAIGEALAQQHVDGSSTLDLDSFSLQRFT
- a CDS encoding ABC transporter permease subunit, whose translation is MKRFEFSKLMLVLGLLFIYLPMLILVIYSFNASRLVTVWGGWSISWYVGLLDNSQLMGSVLRSLEIACYTAIAAVALGTLAAFVLTRVTRFKGRTLFGGLVTAPLVMPEVITGLSLLLLFVAMAQLIGWPMERGIVTIWIAHTTFCAAYVAVVVSARLRELDLSIEEAAMDLGARPFKVFFLITIPMIAPSLAAGGMMSFALSLDDLVLASFVSGPGSTTLPMEVFSAVRLGVKPEINAVASLILLAVSLVTFLVWYFSRRAEAARKRAIQEAMEFTANESWQPPAARPQTTRKPATV
- a CDS encoding MFS transporter, with protein sequence MNQQHVNGSRARRFWLRTVLVSAMALPMLIFYAIGTLGPLLISDLAVAPHGLGWLVMSAFGLAALLSLWAGPLVNALGSRRALALLFWATLAGYGLLLCLPGVAGVILALAVCGVAQALANPVTNLLVLECVEPASKPAVVGLKQSGVQLSALFSGLLLPPLAAALGWRGALATLLVPALALALWGPRVAPTATPCKALSLRIARPNSRLALLLSVQLCVGLVLSAFVTFLGVFAVRQGVSSVQTGAMVAGFGAMGMVARTLLTPLGARLREEAWLLCGLLVLASLALGVTAQATPEAHWPLWFGALGMGLTAVACNAIAMSMLLRDPAFGSPAPASGLLSAGFFLGFALGPLLFGLLEQAQGGFASAWLSLIAVLLLGAGFSLRLGWVRRRAARGCGMPARVD
- a CDS encoding CBS domain-containing protein, with the translated sequence MKSVAELLKLKAKHNQQVHTIAPHQMVLEALMVMAEKNVGALPVVENGVVVGVISERDYARKLVLHGRSSVGTPVSAIMSSPVITVDSHQNVETCMSIMTDSHLRHLPVVENGQLLGLLSIGDLVKEAIAEQADLIRQLEQYIRGE
- a CDS encoding LTA synthase family protein, yielding MTGRLFVKLIRRCLQHPLAPLCTLFGLLLLVPMGARLALGWSNPLGYLSDLASASLLTVLLYRRPWWLALPVLLVWGLLTQVSAELVSAVGRMPNLADLHYLVDPQFVGNSTGGGLTHPELGVVLLLGLVLWLVVQRSSRGLSLPALPRHAWSLPVVLLLAHGGAQYLKPSEADQWQLFNLPHQALATAMGQAQIRMEDWLDGDTVDVPPQMAGLTRLDLEGQPLLPSAGRARNVLVIALEGIPGAYIKTNREALNSHYQEDLMPKLSAWAERGMNTPDYVLHSHQTIRGLYAMLCGDYDKLDNGTPKGVEMLTQNQRNKACLPAQMHKFGFATHYLQGAGLRFMAKDKIMPHIGFDSTHGLEWFKNDNYLEFPWGKDDKAFFEGALGYVDQLKKSKKPWMLTLLTVGTHQPYSAPEDYLERYDTPKQAAVGYLDDAIGQFLDGLERKGVLKDTLVIITSDESHGIDGVRLASSWGFNLMLAPDQALLPHLKSGTYGHVDLSASILDYFGLPVPASLSGRSLLRDYAQGREIMSYTNGKLRYHDGQGTFTECDFQQRCRNYASQGFIADSASFQGQYGGQRARLVSARAANLDRSLLQSPLNQHYQFGSPAIIPLQAQIKDDWADNLIGAQYLEMPKGSQTRVRFTVRSADPQQNAYILLKGKELEQDVPLGLPAEMLVTPDQPLQMDFSFDNPQTRKAFSFHLLGYGLGAVEVSDFSVITELPGQDDNPVEMPLDDDSEHSS
- a CDS encoding DUF2867 domain-containing protein is translated as MQTAVQPCPLPSQSSIANLAAGASFIDCRLVLAEDPERSAMRHLLCLMSQTPAWIDRMMGLRNRVVQLFGLKDLGRLTRIDLSRPDEAYQPGDRIGIFTLISQNPDEVLVVDRDKHLDVHLSLNRLALDAQGRRPVVLSTVVHPHNRLGRLYMLPVAPFHRIIAPMTLATINQH
- a CDS encoding ABC transporter permease subunit, translating into MPSGRKLVIGIPFLWLFLFFMLPFFMVMKISFSEAALAIPPYTEIYAYAEQKFQLLLNLGNYAMLAGDELYLSAYLGSLKVALISTLLCLAVGFPMAYAISRARKETQNVLVLLIMMPTWTAILIRVYAWMGILSNNGLLNSFLMWIGLISQPLEILNTNLAVYIGVVYAYLPFMVLPLYANLVKHDQSLLEAASDLGSSNFNNFWKITVPLAKNGIIAGAMLVFIPVVGEFVIPELLGGPETLMIGRVLWQEFFNNRDWPVASALAVVMLAILIVPILLFNRSQAKEMEARA
- a CDS encoding polyamine ABC transporter substrate-binding protein, yielding MKMPGRILSAKTLLALSLTGTLVAGAQASDKVLRVYNWSDYIAPDTLKKFEAETGIHVTYDVFDSNETLEARLLTGKSGYDIVVPSNSFLAKQIKAGVYQELDKSKLPNWQNLNPVLLKNASASDPGNAHAFPYMWGSIGIGYNPDKVKAALGSDAPINSWDLLFKPENAEKLKACGISFLDSPTEMLPAALHYLGYPAASKDKAQILEAEALFMKIRPWVTYFHSSKYISDLANGNICVAVGYSGDVLQARARAEEAGNQEKVAFSIPKEGAGSFYDMMAIPKDATNVDNAYLFMNFLMRADIIAEVTNSLGYSNANSAATPLVDEAIRNDPASYPPQAVLATLYAIPDQPIPIQRVMNRGWTRIKLGK
- a CDS encoding gamma-glutamyl-gamma-aminobutyrate hydrolase family protein, whose amino-acid sequence is MASKPLIGVTACVKEIGLHPYHVSGDKYLRAVSVAAQGLPLIIPSLADLLDIDDLLHNMDGLLFTGSPSNVEPFHYQGTPSEPGTAHDPQRDATTLPLLRAAIAAGVPVLGICRGFQEMNVAFGGSLHQKVHELPGFLDHREADDPRIEVQYAPAHPVAIQPGGLFEAMGLGGEIQVNSIHSQGIDRLAKGLRVEAVAPDGLVEAVSVEHSKAFAFGVQWHPEWQVLSNPAYLRIFQAFGDACRQRATQRR
- the potA gene encoding polyamine ABC transporter ATP-binding protein → MANASSTYRKALEGTPSPQKVLVKIDRVTKKFDETVAVDDVSLEIHQGEIFALLGGSGSGKSTLLRMLAGFERPTEGRILLDGADITDMPPYERPINMMFQSYALFPHMTVAQNIAFGLKQDRLAASEIDARVEEMLKLVHMTQYARRKPHQLSGGQRQRVALARSLAKRPKLLLLDEPMGALDKKLRSQMQLELVEIIERVGVTCVMVTHDQEEAMTMAQRIAIMHLGWIAQTGSPIDIYEAPVSRLVCEFIGNVNAFDGTVTEDLEGYAIIDCPDLEQQIYVGHGVSTSVQDKSVTYAIRPEKLLVTTLQPESRYNWSRGKVHDIAYLGGHSVFYVELPGGKIVQSFMANAERRGARPTWDDEVYVWWEDDSGVVLRA